From Anaerohalosphaera lusitana, one genomic window encodes:
- a CDS encoding LamG-like jellyroll fold domain-containing protein, producing the protein MMKLKILWGIALIAIAFAAVPLQAEVVFQDDFETYPVSNPADFSATGNWTADPDASNASRIFDTGNFGGSRLWISNTDGSTITTTGTEAASETRYEMTFMTACETNVGTRMIDMEYDILIGQDAATATSVIGGPVTVIARGDEYQVDDSKEDHIFTEVFTTSMVNAGDKIFFTITRVGVNPDSTSSAWICVDDVLLESLGSTRAPTLVQPEDGADLVSPDVTLEWNAPDLGTADSYNLIYNTDPNFDSNPTVVSGLTTTSHSPGLDYDSTYYWAVEAVQSGTPYRSAIQSFTTTPASPVIVADPQNVTVAAGEPAELTVEHLNGTEFKWFRNGTEVPSATSATLQIPAAGESDEGVYYCEVSNAVGSVQSGNAVVMTQRLVAHWDFENDLIDEVGGREGVFTDPNAPTARYVAGFDGTSTGFEFIGDNKFIEVPGTEELFNFYTNGFSVGYWVKTTGGTHLFSAMVAKHTYSDPRAGFICTQYNGNGQTRIQVDGFGGLYGPSADIAGLQDGGWHYVIMTYEPDADPENPGQVRARVYVDGGGVTIDPDGNAIWMRTADTREPEAATLPVRWDTPLRIGADDEAGAGSLVGTLDEVKVWSYALDPTEAAQQYTGYVTGTEICTDILANDINGDCKVNIADLADLAGNWLSCNRVPDCK; encoded by the coding sequence ATGATGAAGCTTAAGATTTTATGGGGAATTGCCCTGATAGCGATCGCCTTTGCTGCTGTCCCGCTGCAGGCAGAGGTGGTTTTTCAGGACGATTTTGAAACTTATCCGGTTTCCAACCCGGCGGATTTTTCTGCGACGGGTAACTGGACGGCAGATCCTGATGCGTCAAATGCAAGCCGGATTTTTGACACCGGCAATTTTGGCGGTTCAAGGCTGTGGATCAGTAATACAGATGGTTCGACGATTACGACTACAGGCACAGAGGCAGCATCTGAGACAAGGTACGAGATGACTTTCATGACCGCTTGTGAGACAAATGTCGGTACCAGAATGATTGACATGGAATATGATATTCTTATCGGTCAGGATGCTGCTACCGCCACGAGTGTTATAGGCGGACCTGTAACAGTGATTGCCAGGGGTGATGAATACCAGGTAGACGACTCCAAGGAAGATCACATTTTTACAGAAGTGTTTACAACCAGTATGGTAAACGCCGGCGATAAGATATTCTTTACGATCACTCGCGTGGGGGTTAATCCCGACTCAACCAGCAGTGCCTGGATATGTGTTGATGATGTTTTGCTCGAGTCTCTCGGCTCGACTCGTGCACCCACGCTTGTTCAGCCTGAAGACGGAGCGGATCTTGTCTCGCCTGACGTAACCCTTGAATGGAACGCACCGGACCTGGGCACGGCCGACAGTTATAATCTGATCTATAACACCGACCCTAATTTTGACAGTAATCCTACAGTTGTTTCCGGACTGACAACTACCAGTCACTCGCCCGGTCTCGATTATGACAGTACTTATTATTGGGCGGTTGAGGCTGTACAGAGCGGTACTCCTTACAGGAGCGCGATCCAGTCATTTACGACTACGCCTGCATCGCCTGTTATCGTTGCCGATCCGCAGAATGTGACTGTTGCAGCGGGTGAACCTGCAGAACTCACAGTAGAACATCTTAATGGGACCGAATTCAAATGGTTCCGCAACGGAACGGAAGTTCCTAGTGCTACATCTGCAACGCTGCAGATCCCGGCTGCTGGTGAGAGTGATGAAGGTGTTTACTATTGTGAAGTTTCAAATGCGGTAGGTTCCGTGCAGTCAGGCAATGCGGTTGTTATGACCCAACGTCTTGTCGCGCACTGGGACTTTGAAAATGACTTGATCGACGAAGTTGGCGGTCGAGAGGGCGTATTTACCGACCCCAATGCTCCAACTGCAAGATATGTTGCTGGTTTCGACGGTACGAGCACCGGTTTCGAATTTATTGGTGACAACAAGTTCATCGAGGTTCCAGGAACCGAAGAGCTGTTCAATTTCTACACCAACGGATTCAGTGTCGGGTACTGGGTCAAGACGACAGGCGGCACTCATCTGTTCTCTGCGATGGTTGCCAAGCACACCTATTCAGATCCTAGAGCCGGCTTTATATGCACACAGTATAACGGTAATGGTCAGACACGCATTCAGGTTGACGGTTTCGGCGGTCTCTATGGCCCATCGGCTGATATAGCGGGTCTGCAGGACGGTGGATGGCATTATGTGATCATGACTTATGAGCCTGACGCTGACCCTGAGAACCCTGGTCAGGTACGTGCACGCGTATATGTTGACGGCGGCGGGGTAACGATCGACCCGGACGGCAACGCTATCTGGATGCGTACTGCAGATACCAGAGAACCTGAAGCTGCAACTCTGCCGGTTCGCTGGGACACACCTCTGCGTATCGGTGCTGATGACGAAGCTGGTGCCGGCAGTCTTGTCGGTACGCTGGACGAAGTGAAGGTCTGGAGTTATGCACTTGATCCTACCGAGGCGGCACAGCAGTATACAGGCTACGTCACAGGTACTGAGATATGCACGGACATACTTGCCAATGACATCAACGGAGACTGTAAGGTTAATATTGCCGACCTTGCTGATCTGGCGGGCAACTGGCTGAGCTGCAACAGGGTACCTGACTGTAAATAA
- a CDS encoding LamG-like jellyroll fold domain-containing protein encodes MKCRNKIWLAVACLIAFVGYAQAVPPSMDSLTFDWKYEMDTPPNDLDLDSNGTDDWWDGGAPAVSNGLAIGGVEGEFFRTDYGGSIWRENVTGAAFTIEFSVQVLTTGTEGTVGTLGCYARNPATGGGPYFNVARSGQSLINTQATLDLGTQDNTDGQHVFRIAREEDGSVWAWRDGELLNPNGEAMLGDLAVFNNDILQIGDIWSTGHSGDYELDYLRFTSGAYAPYTNQAKLVSPAYGADMVETTAILEWAAPNEGTPTGYDVYFGTDPNVTNMTKVVSDQLVYQYDPEPDMANDTTYYWRVDALDSTAGTTVEGQVWEFTTIPAVPVVTVNPTGTTVPVGAIAQFSAEGTNTTDYDWYKYVDGINDTFVGSGSTLLLENIQQGDEGYYYCILSNTAGTATSESAYLMTERAVAGWTFEGDALDSVGTNDALIDVPTYVTDGIAGAQSLQVTVDDPNTFAIVPNVDELNQPTSFTVESWFKVNGFGNHQAIVSNRGGTLETGAIAGWVVYILPGGGVGLWANDSGWTQVNSTDPLTANEWHHVVATYDSGDVKVYINGEVAAEATEVSMAVNTYTDLYIGAGNNDATAPAFYLDGVIDEVNFWSYAKTNYEVAHMYTGVAGGTICVEPVEFDLNGDCTVDLSDLAQLSSSWMDCNLVPSCLE; translated from the coding sequence ATGAAATGCAGAAATAAGATATGGCTGGCAGTTGCCTGTCTGATCGCTTTCGTCGGTTATGCCCAGGCGGTTCCGCCGAGCATGGACTCGCTGACGTTCGACTGGAAGTATGAGATGGACACTCCGCCGAATGATCTCGATCTCGATTCTAATGGCACGGACGACTGGTGGGACGGCGGAGCTCCCGCGGTCTCGAATGGTCTGGCTATAGGCGGCGTGGAAGGTGAATTCTTCCGGACTGACTACGGCGGAAGCATCTGGCGTGAGAACGTGACGGGAGCTGCGTTTACGATTGAATTCAGTGTTCAGGTCTTGACGACAGGAACTGAAGGAACCGTAGGTACGCTTGGCTGTTATGCCAGAAACCCTGCTACCGGCGGCGGGCCTTACTTTAACGTTGCACGTTCCGGTCAGAGCCTGATCAACACCCAGGCCACGCTTGATCTGGGTACTCAGGACAACACCGACGGTCAGCACGTCTTCCGTATTGCACGCGAAGAAGACGGCAGTGTATGGGCATGGAGAGACGGCGAATTACTCAATCCCAACGGCGAAGCAATGCTGGGTGATCTTGCGGTGTTCAATAATGACATACTGCAGATTGGTGACATTTGGAGTACGGGGCATAGCGGCGACTATGAACTGGATTACCTTCGTTTCACTTCCGGTGCGTACGCTCCTTACACCAATCAGGCTAAGCTGGTTTCGCCGGCTTATGGCGCTGACATGGTTGAGACGACGGCTATACTTGAATGGGCCGCTCCGAACGAAGGCACACCGACTGGCTATGACGTTTACTTTGGTACCGATCCCAATGTTACCAACATGACAAAGGTCGTTTCGGACCAGCTCGTTTACCAGTATGATCCTGAGCCTGATATGGCAAATGATACCACGTACTACTGGCGTGTCGATGCTCTCGACAGCACTGCAGGAACGACAGTGGAAGGGCAGGTATGGGAATTTACTACGATACCTGCAGTTCCCGTTGTGACCGTCAATCCGACAGGTACAACTGTTCCAGTTGGAGCGATCGCTCAGTTCAGCGCTGAAGGCACGAATACAACGGACTACGACTGGTACAAGTATGTCGACGGTATAAATGATACGTTTGTTGGTTCGGGTTCGACGCTGCTGCTGGAAAACATCCAGCAAGGCGACGAGGGCTATTACTACTGCATACTGAGCAATACTGCAGGCACTGCAACCAGCGAATCTGCTTACCTGATGACCGAGCGTGCAGTTGCCGGTTGGACGTTTGAAGGTGATGCTCTCGACAGTGTTGGTACGAATGATGCTTTGATCGATGTCCCAACATACGTGACGGATGGTATCGCAGGCGCACAGTCTTTGCAGGTCACCGTTGACGATCCGAATACATTCGCGATCGTGCCGAATGTAGATGAACTGAATCAGCCGACAAGCTTCACAGTTGAATCATGGTTCAAGGTTAACGGCTTCGGTAACCATCAGGCGATCGTAAGCAACCGCGGCGGCACCCTGGAAACAGGTGCGATCGCCGGCTGGGTCGTTTACATTCTTCCTGGTGGCGGTGTTGGTCTCTGGGCCAATGACAGCGGCTGGACGCAGGTAAACAGCACTGATCCGCTTACGGCAAATGAGTGGCATCATGTTGTTGCGACTTATGACTCCGGCGATGTGAAAGTCTACATCAATGGTGAAGTCGCTGCCGAAGCTACAGAGGTTTCAATGGCAGTCAACACCTATACTGATCTGTACATAGGTGCGGGCAACAATGACGCTACGGCTCCTGCCTTCTATCTGGACGGCGTTATCGACGAAGTCAACTTCTGGTCGTATGCAAAGACCAATTATGAAGTTGCTCATATGTATACCGGCGTTGCAGGCGGGACTATCTGTGTTGAACCTGTCGAGTTCGATCTCAACGGGGACTGCACGGTTGACTTGAGTGATCTGGCTCAGCTTTCCTCTTCCTGGATGGACTGCAACCTCGTTCCAAGCTGTCTTGAGTAG
- a CDS encoding sialidase family protein, producing the protein MQNLMRILLCMCLSLTAAVYAVDTVTVSNTPTYNYANGIYGQSFTPSIGADTSQLTQTVLLQEFVLRAPASRPEEQYDGAVYLNVYENYQDASNYGTLTGSSSNTVNPLTVAGGDYMYFQFDVLEMDKDTQYAVVLSTTAAAGDIVNSRLQVATGDPYAGGQCISVSGASDWEAEFIATMISGDVVVLTNHTDGDTNVVEAGQGDTYDLMLVQEITSNLTVTVTPDAQLDLGSGAGQAINVTFIPGGAESISIDVAAVDDSESEGPHTGTIQHDIAASEPEFASYPVDPLTVNIEDNERYCGDDYTTFLSADLNQDCYVDFNDFALVASNWLQCSDPTDIECLPNVPGLPPVQTDLFVGTGIAGGTEDNPAHTYRIPAMETTSTGTIIAVADARVNNSGDLPGAIDVAIRRSFDNGKTWTPVRIIVDYPGSEGAGDPCILVDKQTDPDTIYIFYLYGPEGIGLWQSQPGLDGPSTCQIQYVKSTDDGDTWTQPVNLNPQVKNPDWGCALASPGNALQMRDGTLVVPAYYRKTNGVMQSYFFYSVDHGQTWQYSNAPGELQNSASTTECAIVELEDGGLILNMRNHRGQGSRAISKTYDMGQTWTPIEHDFDLPEPVCQAALIRMTDTRDGYERSRVLFSNPASSSGRVNMKVKLSYDGCDTWPVAKQIHAGSSAYSSMTILENGNIGLLYEADSYSKIVFAEISLKWLTDNQDWLPIQ; encoded by the coding sequence ATGCAGAATTTGATGCGAATTCTTTTGTGCATGTGTTTGAGTCTGACAGCCGCAGTTTATGCTGTAGATACGGTTACTGTCAGCAATACGCCTACTTACAATTATGCTAACGGGATTTACGGTCAGTCATTTACCCCGTCAATTGGTGCCGATACGAGCCAGTTGACGCAAACCGTTCTGCTTCAAGAGTTCGTTTTAAGAGCTCCCGCCAGTCGACCTGAAGAACAATACGATGGGGCGGTTTATCTAAATGTTTACGAAAATTACCAGGATGCTTCCAATTACGGTACCCTGACAGGTTCCAGCTCGAATACGGTCAATCCTCTGACGGTTGCGGGCGGGGACTATATGTACTTCCAGTTCGACGTACTTGAGATGGACAAGGATACACAGTACGCTGTTGTGCTGTCGACCACTGCTGCGGCAGGTGATATCGTCAACAGCCGTCTGCAGGTTGCCACAGGCGATCCATATGCAGGCGGGCAGTGCATAAGTGTTTCCGGTGCTTCTGACTGGGAAGCCGAATTCATCGCCACGATGATCTCCGGTGACGTTGTCGTTCTCACGAATCATACCGATGGGGATACAAATGTTGTCGAAGCCGGACAGGGCGATACTTATGATCTCATGCTGGTCCAGGAAATCACCTCAAATTTGACTGTAACAGTCACGCCGGATGCTCAACTCGATCTCGGCAGTGGTGCTGGACAGGCGATAAACGTGACTTTCATACCGGGAGGAGCCGAGTCAATATCAATAGATGTTGCTGCTGTTGACGATAGCGAGTCTGAAGGGCCGCACACGGGCACAATCCAGCATGATATCGCCGCCAGTGAGCCTGAGTTCGCTTCGTATCCTGTTGATCCGTTGACGGTTAATATAGAGGACAACGAACGATACTGCGGCGACGACTACACGACATTTCTTTCTGCCGATCTGAACCAGGACTGCTATGTTGACTTCAATGATTTTGCACTGGTTGCTTCAAATTGGCTGCAGTGCTCCGATCCGACTGATATCGAGTGTCTGCCTAATGTGCCGGGCCTTCCTCCGGTGCAGACGGATCTGTTTGTGGGTACAGGCATAGCGGGCGGGACAGAAGACAACCCCGCACACACTTATCGTATACCGGCAATGGAAACTACAAGCACGGGTACGATCATTGCGGTCGCCGACGCACGCGTAAACAACAGCGGCGATCTGCCGGGCGCCATCGACGTAGCGATCAGGCGAAGCTTCGATAACGGCAAGACATGGACACCGGTCAGAATAATCGTGGATTATCCCGGCAGTGAAGGCGCGGGAGATCCGTGCATCCTCGTGGACAAGCAGACCGATCCGGATACGATCTACATCTTCTACCTGTACGGTCCTGAGGGCATTGGTCTCTGGCAGTCTCAGCCAGGTCTTGATGGTCCCAGTACCTGTCAGATCCAGTACGTTAAAAGCACCGATGATGGTGATACATGGACCCAACCTGTAAATCTCAATCCGCAGGTCAAGAATCCCGACTGGGGCTGTGCGCTCGCTTCGCCGGGCAACGCTCTGCAGATGCGTGACGGAACACTCGTAGTGCCTGCGTACTATCGCAAGACCAACGGTGTTATGCAGTCCTACTTCTTCTACAGTGTGGACCACGGCCAGACATGGCAGTACAGCAATGCCCCCGGCGAGCTGCAGAACAGCGCAAGCACGACCGAGTGTGCTATCGTCGAGCTCGAAGACGGCGGGCTGATACTCAACATGAGAAACCATCGTGGTCAGGGTTCGCGTGCCATATCAAAAACGTATGATATGGGCCAGACATGGACGCCGATCGAGCACGATTTCGATCTGCCAGAGCCAGTCTGTCAGGCAGCCTTGATCCGCATGACCGATACTCGCGACGGCTACGAACGCAGCAGGGTCCTGTTCTCCAATCCGGCCAGCAGTTCCGGCAGGGTAAACATGAAGGTCAAACTGAGTTATGACGGTTGCGATACATGGCCCGTTGCAAAGCAGATACATGCAGGCAGTTCAGCCTATTCCTCGATGACAATTCTGGAAAACGGAAACATTGGTTTGTTGTACGAAGCCGACAGCTATTCGAAAATTGTCTTTGCTGAGATATCGCTTAAATGGCTGACTGACAATCAGGACTGGCTACCGATCCAGTAA
- a CDS encoding sialidase family protein: MSKRFVLSMLVVTILLCAVSQAVTLPQSDDLAWRYDMDVQPNNQDLDLNGVDDWFDGGAPTVSGGVAVGGVESEYYRTDFGGSIWRANVTGSAFTIEFSVQVLNTGTEGTAGTLGCYARNPATGGGPYFNVARSGQSLINSQATLDLGTQDNTDAQHVFRIAREEDGSVWIWRDGELLNPDGLPLTGDLAVFNGDILQIGDIWSSGHSGDYELDYVALDSAAYAPEPGLFQWVYDMDVQPNNQDLDGNGIDDWADAGAPAVSDGVALGGVESEFFRNDFDGSIWRNNIQGMEFTVEFSVQILNGGTEGTAGTMGCYVRNPAAAGGPYFTIARTGQTYIDSTGSIQLGTHDNTDGQHIFRITRESDGSVWVWRDGELLNPNAQPLIGDKAITYYNLVKIGDIWSSGLSGEYELDYIALTDQSVVQGDSAPQQIVFQDDFEAYDVDNPTDFSVNDQPTGNWQADPSIADSSRIFDTGNFGGTRLWISHVDGTELMSKPLPVDPATDYKFSAAIMSETSSGTSQLDVSYDILIGEDPATATSAISGPVQIVTTGDDADIADSKQDHIFEHEFTTPITSSADNLYIVINRIGVNQVGAWLGVDDVQLEKYPTIYIEETDETTQVEEAGVTDSYEINLAYAPVADITVTATPDAQLDLGNGAGQPITLTFTPDGALTQTVTVSAVDDNVSEGPQNAEITHTVDSTDAEFVALRAVSVLIDDDERYCGDEHTVYLAGDLNKDCYLTIDDLAIFAEDWLECSDPVNDDCIANIPIEPLRQTDVYVSGQDNINTYRIPSLITAPDGTLLAFCEARKYSSRDKSPSMMVVKRSFDNGLTWGPMEILHDAGQHAAMDPMPVVDESNGRLWLLYELWPEGWDSNPQPGLTTPPSTTIWAQYTDDNGETWSGPTDITEQVKKPEWEYYANGPGRAIQTVGGSHPGRMIVACSHNGGTDGTQHYYYSDDHGQTWQLGDGYLNTGSESQMVELIDGTLLWNIRGGGAAGRRISYSYDDGQTWTSVTNDPALIEPGGCQASLLRYTRTDQGYNQNRILFSNPASTSSRVNMTVKMSYDECDTWPVAKQIYGGSSAYSCLTILDDGSIGLLYEADGYGRIRFARFTLRWLTDGEDWLGKP; encoded by the coding sequence GTGAGTAAAAGATTTGTACTTTCGATGCTGGTTGTAACGATTTTGTTGTGTGCGGTTTCTCAAGCTGTAACCCTGCCCCAGTCGGACGATCTCGCCTGGCGTTATGATATGGACGTTCAGCCGAACAATCAGGACCTGGACCTCAACGGTGTCGACGACTGGTTCGATGGCGGGGCGCCCACAGTTTCGGGTGGTGTAGCTGTAGGCGGAGTAGAAAGTGAATACTATCGCACCGATTTTGGCGGCAGTATATGGAGGGCTAACGTTACCGGTTCAGCCTTTACGATCGAATTCAGCGTGCAGGTGCTCAACACAGGAACCGAAGGAACGGCCGGTACTTTGGGCTGTTATGCACGTAATCCGGCAACCGGGGGCGGGCCTTACTTCAACGTTGCACGTTCCGGTCAGAGCCTAATCAACTCCCAGGCAACACTTGATCTGGGAACGCAGGACAATACCGATGCGCAGCACGTTTTCCGCATCGCACGTGAAGAGGACGGCAGTGTATGGATCTGGCGTGATGGGGAACTGCTCAATCCTGACGGGTTGCCTTTGACAGGTGATCTGGCGGTGTTTAACGGTGATATCTTGCAGATCGGTGATATATGGTCCAGCGGACATTCGGGGGATTATGAGTTAGATTATGTCGCGCTCGATTCCGCGGCATATGCTCCCGAGCCGGGACTGTTCCAGTGGGTATACGACATGGACGTTCAGCCTAACAACCAGGATCTCGATGGCAACGGCATCGATGACTGGGCGGATGCCGGCGCTCCAGCGGTTTCAGACGGCGTCGCGCTGGGCGGCGTAGAATCCGAGTTCTTCCGCAATGATTTTGACGGCAGCATTTGGCGTAACAATATACAGGGCATGGAGTTCACTGTCGAATTCAGCGTCCAGATACTAAACGGCGGTACGGAGGGCACAGCCGGCACGATGGGCTGCTATGTTCGTAATCCCGCCGCTGCCGGCGGACCTTACTTTACGATCGCTCGTACTGGGCAGACATACATCGACTCGACAGGATCGATCCAGTTGGGGACGCACGACAACACCGACGGCCAGCACATCTTCCGGATCACTCGCGAAAGTGACGGCAGTGTATGGGTCTGGCGGGATGGCGAACTGCTCAATCCAAACGCTCAACCCCTTATCGGCGACAAGGCCATAACGTATTATAACCTCGTAAAGATAGGCGATATCTGGTCCTCGGGCCTTTCCGGCGAATACGAGCTCGACTATATAGCATTGACAGATCAGTCGGTTGTGCAGGGTGATAGTGCACCTCAGCAGATCGTCTTCCAGGATGATTTCGAAGCATACGATGTGGACAACCCCACCGACTTCTCGGTGAACGATCAGCCAACCGGCAACTGGCAGGCGGATCCATCTATTGCTGACTCAAGCAGAATATTCGACACGGGTAACTTTGGCGGCACACGCTTGTGGATCAGTCATGTTGACGGCACCGAGCTTATGAGCAAGCCATTGCCTGTCGATCCGGCAACGGACTACAAATTCTCCGCTGCGATCATGAGCGAGACTTCTTCGGGCACCAGTCAGCTCGATGTAAGTTACGATATCCTTATCGGCGAAGACCCGGCAACCGCTACAAGCGCGATTTCCGGGCCTGTACAGATCGTCACTACCGGCGACGATGCGGACATAGCTGATTCTAAGCAGGACCACATCTTCGAACACGAATTCACCACGCCGATCACCAGTTCCGCAGACAATTTGTACATCGTGATTAATCGCATCGGTGTAAACCAGGTAGGTGCCTGGCTGGGCGTTGATGATGTCCAGCTCGAAAAATACCCAACGATCTATATTGAAGAAACGGACGAAACCACACAGGTCGAAGAGGCGGGTGTGACCGATTCATATGAAATCAACCTGGCGTATGCCCCTGTTGCAGATATCACTGTTACAGCAACACCTGACGCGCAGCTCGATCTCGGAAACGGTGCGGGTCAGCCGATAACGCTGACTTTCACGCCCGACGGTGCTCTCACGCAGACCGTCACGGTAAGTGCTGTGGATGACAATGTCTCAGAAGGCCCGCAGAATGCGGAAATCACGCACACCGTTGATTCTACAGATGCTGAATTCGTCGCCCTTCGTGCCGTTTCAGTTTTGATCGATGACGACGAACGCTATTGCGGTGACGAGCATACTGTCTATCTTGCAGGCGACCTGAACAAGGACTGCTATCTCACCATCGACGATCTTGCGATCTTCGCCGAAGACTGGCTCGAATGTTCCGATCCGGTCAACGACGACTGCATTGCAAACATCCCGATAGAACCTCTCAGGCAGACGGATGTTTACGTCTCGGGCCAGGACAATATCAACACATACCGGATACCTTCGCTTATAACTGCTCCGGACGGCACGCTTCTGGCATTCTGCGAGGCACGTAAATATTCCAGCCGGGACAAGAGCCCGTCTATGATGGTCGTCAAACGCAGCTTCGACAATGGCCTGACCTGGGGACCAATGGAGATTCTGCACGATGCAGGCCAGCATGCCGCGATGGATCCGATGCCTGTCGTGGATGAATCGAATGGCCGACTGTGGCTGCTATACGAACTCTGGCCCGAAGGCTGGGATTCGAACCCGCAGCCCGGACTCACAACGCCGCCCTCGACAACTATCTGGGCTCAGTACACCGATGATAATGGCGAAACCTGGTCAGGTCCGACAGACATTACCGAACAGGTCAAAAAGCCCGAATGGGAATATTACGCAAACGGACCCGGCAGGGCGATACAGACTGTCGGCGGTTCGCACCCCGGCAGAATGATAGTGGCATGCTCGCATAATGGCGGAACCGACGGAACGCAGCACTACTATTATAGCGACGACCACGGCCAGACCTGGCAGCTCGGCGACGGATATCTCAACACAGGCAGCGAGAGTCAGATGGTCGAACTCATCGACGGTACGCTCCTCTGGAATATTCGCGGAGGTGGTGCTGCGGGCAGACGCATCAGCTACAGCTACGATGACGGGCAGACCTGGACATCGGTTACGAACGACCCTGCACTGATCGAGCCGGGCGGCTGTCAGGCAAGCCTGCTGCGGTACACCCGTACAGACCAGGGTTACAACCAGAACAGGATCCTGTTCTCGAATCCTGCGTCGACCTCCAGCAGGGTTAATATGACGGTGAAAATGAGTTATGACGAGTGCGATACCTGGCCGGTCGCAAAGCAGATCTACGGCGGTTCGTCAGCTTATTCGTGCTTGACAATACTAGATGACGGCAGCATAGGCCTGCTCTACGAAGCGGACGGGTACGGCAGAATAAGATTCGCCAGGTTCACCTTGCGGTGGCTTACAGACGGTGAAGACTGGCTCGGAAAACCATAA
- a CDS encoding type II secretion system protein, with translation MKKRKTQRAGFTLIELLVVIAIIALLLSIMMPALSMVKKRAKLVVCGSNQKQLLTGVLSYATENEGKFPPKIHTNDSWPSYLNYKWGAGVDQGRYMYEYLGSYLPTVDVYICPLGPNPDGYDLQERYADYREPGVIPNYPSGGGTVVSSNFLWGGFSFSGATGSETGRTFVGPKRQSSKSAKLLVSDVFTEWVGGEWLTAHQGDLNAAKGPVEDRHYGNNLSALWLVEGVDEGSIDLTMNAGYIDGHVERFDADETEAFGWQRIPQDWK, from the coding sequence ATGAAAAAGCGGAAAACACAAAGAGCGGGTTTTACACTTATCGAACTGCTGGTGGTCATCGCGATCATAGCGCTGCTGCTGTCGATCATGATGCCCGCGCTGAGCATGGTAAAAAAACGTGCCAAACTCGTCGTATGCGGATCTAATCAGAAACAGCTCCTTACAGGCGTGCTTTCTTACGCCACAGAAAACGAGGGCAAGTTCCCGCCAAAGATCCACACCAATGATTCCTGGCCAAGCTATCTCAACTACAAGTGGGGTGCCGGAGTGGATCAGGGTCGCTATATGTATGAGTACCTCGGCAGCTATCTGCCCACTGTCGATGTATATATATGTCCCCTCGGTCCGAATCCGGATGGTTATGATCTGCAGGAGCGATATGCTGACTATCGCGAGCCGGGTGTTATTCCTAACTATCCATCTGGAGGCGGGACTGTCGTGTCCAGTAATTTCTTGTGGGGCGGTTTCAGCTTCAGCGGCGCCACTGGTTCTGAGACAGGGCGAACATTCGTCGGCCCCAAACGGCAGAGCAGTAAGTCAGCCAAGCTGCTGGTCAGCGACGTATTTACGGAATGGGTTGGCGGAGAATGGCTTACAGCCCATCAAGGCGACCTCAATGCAGCAAAAGGGCCTGTAGAAGACCGTCACTACGGCAATAATCTTTCTGCATTGTGGTTGGTAGAAGGTGTTGATGAAGGATCTATCGATCTGACCATGAACGCTGGATACATAGACGGCCACGTAGAACGATTTGACGCCGATGAAACAGAAGCATTCGGCTGGCAGCGTATTCCCCAGGACTGGAAATAG